In Humulus lupulus chromosome 7, drHumLupu1.1, whole genome shotgun sequence, the following are encoded in one genomic region:
- the LOC133789081 gene encoding auxin-responsive protein SAUR21-like encodes MAFGLSGFVHGKKALRRSLSGNREATLKSSTIPKGYFAVYVGEDQKKRYVVPLSYLNEPAFQDLLSMAEEEFGYEHPMGGLTIPCREDIFIDITSQLN; translated from the coding sequence ATGGCATTTGGATTGTCTGGTTTTGTTCATGGTAAGAAGGCTCTCCGAAGATCACTTTCAGGCAATAGGGAAGCAACTTTGAAGTCTTCAACCATTCCAAAAGGATACTTTGCTGTCTATGTTGGAGAAGATCAGAAGAAGCGCTATGTAGTACCTCTTTCGTACCTAAATGAGCCTGCTTTTCAAGACTTGCTTAGCATGGCAGAAGAAGAATTCGGATATGAGCATCCGATGGGTGGACTCACAATTCCATGCAGAGAAGACATCTTCATTGATATCACCTCACAGTTGAATTGA